From the genome of Loxodonta africana isolate mLoxAfr1 chromosome 19, mLoxAfr1.hap2, whole genome shotgun sequence:
caacaaacaaaataaataaaatctggaaaaataaaaaaagaggtcTATTCCATGAAAAGCCCCTTCTCAATGACAAGACTTTACCAGCCACAATGGAGAGAATCTGTGAGGCCCCTTGACTTTACTCTCGTGCTTTCACACCGTCCCCTGTGTAACCAGTCCTGGTGTAGGAAACAGTACACTtgcccttcttctttttttttttaatactttgagtCTTTATTAAAATGTTAAGGGAGCTTGTTTTTACATCATTAGGTATAATAGTGTGAAATATGAAATTATCCAAAGGTTCAAATGGAAATAATATATTACACCTTATAATACTATAAAGCAATTACAAACAGCTGTTATACATGTAAAAAGGTGTGTAACATACAAAGTTAACAGAAAATGAGAGAGTATAAAACTATCAACACAAACTATTTTCCAAACACCTCTGTAAAATACATATGCAAATACACTTGCTCTTCATAGCTCATCTGTATGTACTTAAGTCACCTATTTCAATCACTGTACAAAtactccccccccctttttttctaatACGGTTTCATTCATTTTGGTCTAAAACCTTTAAAACACACTTAGATCCTCTACTTGTCAACAATCTATACAAGACCATCCTTACAGCCACataacagtaaaaagagaataaAGCCTTAAAATTATACCACTTTGGTTTCATAATTTCACATTTCCCtatgcaaaaaagaaaacagtactCAACATTGTAAGAGCTGATGCAATTCATATTAacattgagaaagaaaaaaaaaaaagaaacaaagagcagCCCAACCATCCAGAAGCTGGCCGGGCACTCACAACCAGGCTTTGTTATTCTCCTAGTGGACACAGACATCTCAGAGAATAACCCACCTCAGACAAGGTCTCTCTGAGACCTTGAAAAAGTGACACAAAGCAAGGCCAATTCATAATTTCATCTAAGTATAGACAAAACAAGATTACCGTGCAAcccacaaaatacaaaacatctcCCTCTCTCAACTAAAATGAGGGACTGCTACTTCTTTACCAATCACAGCTTTACCCTTGCTCTTGTCTGTACTCCCTTGTAGATAAGATTTATTGACATACCTATCATAAAATTACCCCCACTTTCTGACAGCATCCAATCTAGAACAAACTTCTACTTCTTTAGGCCTTTTCTCAAATCTTTCAACCAAATTCCAAATCCTATGAAAGGTTCTTTATTACACCCTCTTACTGAAACATCCCACAGTCCCCATGGCGCATGGTTTCCTTTGTTGCAACAAGTAAAACCAACTTGTTCAACATCAGCTGTGTCACAGGTGGTCTTTGGCTGCAGGGGAATGACAGCATCTAAATACTATGTTCTATCTATACCTCTCTCATCCCCAAAACATCCCCCTATCAAAGAGTCATGGATACATTGTTAAAGAAAACTGTACAGGAGAACCAGGAAGACTACAATGCAGGTCATTTTGGAGACCTGCTGAAAAGAGCAAACAGCAAAAACAGACTAGATAAGGCCTCTCAAAAGTACTGCTAcgagatcttccatatggaggggAAACCAAGGTGacatatagggagatacaagttaggtttatacttagaaaaataggggtaaatattaaggtcacaacaaagaagactaacaatcccatacttcaaaataaaaaccaagataaacataaaggctcagcaaaaacaaattcaactacaatgataaagaggaacacacaatttacaaagaaaaacttctcagcacaaaaaagtaagtggaaaaatgatactgtcaacaacaaacaaaaaaaaggcatcaaaatgacagcactaaactcatacctatctataattacactgaatgtaaatggagtaaatgcaccaataaacagagttgcagattggattaaaaaaaaaaaaatccagctatatgctgactacaagaaacacaccttagacttagagacacaaacaaactaaaactcaaaggatagaaaaaaacatatcaagccaacaacaatcaaaaactagcaggagtggcaatattaatttcttacaaaatagactttaaagttaaatccaccacaaaggataaggaaggacactacataatgattaaagggacaatttaccaggaagatataaccatattaagtatttatgcgcccaatgacaggactgcaagatacataaaacaaactctgatagcattgaaaagagagatagacagctccacaattatagtaggagacttcacacACCacattcggtgaaggacaggacatccagtaagaagctcaataaagacacagaagatctaaacgccacaattaaccaacttgacctcatagacgtatacagaacactccacccaatagcaaccaagtataatttcttttctagtgcacatgggcacatggaacattctctagaattgaccacattttaggtcataaagcaagcctttgcagaattgaaaacactgaaatattacaaagcatcttctcagaacataagaccataaaactagaaatcagtaacagaaaaaccaggaaagagaaatcaaatacttggaaactgaacaatacagtgctcaaaaaagactgggttatagaagacattaaggaggaaataaagaaattcaaacaatccaatgagaatgaaaacacttcccagcagaacctttgggacacagtgaaagcagtgctcacaggtcaatttatagcagtaagtgcaaacatacaaaaagaaaagcccaaaatagaaaaacaaaaaactgtccctacaacttgaacacataaaaagagagcaacaaaaaaaaaaaaaaactcaggcaccagaagaaaacaaataataaaaattggagcagaattaaatgaattagagaacagaagaacaattgaaagagttaacaaaaccaaaagctggttctctgagaaaactaacaaaattgataaaccattggccaaactgacgaaagaaaaacgggagaggaaactgacccaaataagaaatgagaaaggCAAtatcacaactgaaattaaaagaattatatcagattactacgaaaaattctactctaacaaatttgaaaacctagaagaaacggatgaattcctagaaacacactacctacctaaacaaacacaaacagaagtagaacaactaaatagaaccataacaatagaagaggttgaaaaagcaatcaaaaaactcccaacaaaaaaaaaaagccctggccctgacagcttcattgcaggtaacaccactactgctaaaggttttaaaaaaaaaaaaaaaggacagaatactctcagactcattctatgaagccagcaaacccctgataccaaaaccaggtaaagacaccacaaaaaaggaaaattacagacctatatccctcatgaacttagatacaaaattcctcaacaaaattctagccaacagaattcaacaacatatcaaaaaataattcaccatgaccaagtgggattcataccaggtatgcagggatggttcaacattagaaaaacaatgtaatccaccatgttaataaaagacaagaaccacgactttaccaactgatgcagaaaaggcatttgacaaagtccaacacccattcatgataaaaacactgacaacaaaacaggaatagaaggaaaattcctcaacataataaatggcatttatacaaagccaacagccagcatcagcCTAACTGCAGggactctgaaagcattccccttgagaacaggaaacagacaaggatgccccttaaaaaaaaaatcttattcaacattgtgctggaggtcctagccagggtaattaggctagataaagaaataaagggtatccagatggGCAAGAAGTAGCATAAGTattcttatttgcagatgacatgatcttatacacagaaaaccccaaagaatcctcaaaaaaactgctgaaactaacagaagagttcagcagagcatcaggacacaagatgaacatacgaaaattagttggattcctctacaccaacaaaaagaacagcgaagaggaaatcaccaaatcaataccatctacagtagcccccaagaagataaaatacttaggaataaatcttaccagggatgtaaaagacttatacaaagcaaactataagacgctactgcaagaaaccaaaagagtcctacataagtggaaaaacataccttgctcatggataggaggacttaatgtcgtaaaaatgtctattctaccaaaagccatctatacgtacaatgcaattctgatccaaattctcccaactatactttttttaaataatttttattgtgctttaagtgaaagtttacaaatcaagtcagtctgtcacatataagcttatatacaccttacttcatactcccatttactctccccctaatgagtcagcccgctccctccttccagtctctcctttcatgacggttTTGCTAGTTtgtaaccccctctaccctcccatctcccctccagacaggagacgccaacacagtctcaagtgtccacctgatacaagtagctcacacttcatcggcatctctctccaacccattgtccagtcccttccatgtcttatTAGCTGTCTTcgagaatggctcctgtcctgggccaacagaaggtttggggaccatgaccgccgggattcttctagtctcagtcaggccattaagtctggtctttttatgacaatttggggtctgcatcccactgatctcctgctccctcaggggttctctgctgtgctccctgtcatggcagtcatcggttgtggccgggcaccatccaacTATATTTTTTTGTGAAATGGAGTAACAAATcactacttcatatggaaggacaagagaccccggataagtaaagcattactgaaaaagaagaacaaagggggagacctcacactacctgatttcagaatctattataccgccacagtggtCGAAACagtttggtactggtacaacaaaagatatatagaccaatggaacagaattgagagtccagacataaatccatacacatatgagcagctgataattGACAAGGGccaaaagtcagttaattggccaaaagacagtctttttaacgaatggtgctggcataagtggaaatgcatctgcaaaaaatgaaacaggatccatacctcagaccatacacaaaaacaagttcaaaatgaatcaaagacctaaatataaaatctaaaacgataaagatcatggaagaaaaaatagggacaacattaggggccctaatacatggcataaacagtatacaaaacattactaacaatgaagaagaaaaaccagataactgggacctgCTAAacattaaacacctatgctcattcagtcttcaccaaaagggtaaaaagaccacctacggactgggaaaaagtctttagctatgacatttctgatcagcacctgatctctaaaatctgcatgattatgtaaaaactcaactacaaaaagacaacccaattacaaaaaagggcaaaggacattcactaaagaagacattcaggctgctaacagacacatcagccattagagaaatgcaaaataaaactgcaatgaggttccatctcactccacaaggctggcataaatcaaaaaaacacaaaataataaatgttggagaggctgtggagagactgaaacacttatacactgttggtgggaatgtaaaatggtacaaccactttggaaatcgatttggcacttccttaaaaagctagaaatagaactagcatacgacccagcaatcccactcctcggaatataacctagacaaataagagcctttacacaaccagatatatacacacccatgttcactgcagcactacttacaatagcaaaaacatggaagcaaccaaggtgcccatcaacagatgaatagataaataaattgtggtatgcatggataaagaatagtgaggaatctgtgaaacatttcataacatggaggaatctagatggcatcatgctgagtgaaattagttgcaaaaggacaaacattgtataagaccactattataagaaattgagaaatagtttaaactgagaagaaaacattcttttgtggttacaggagggggtagggagggaggatgTGAGAAGGGTACTTACTAATTacataatagataagaactacttcaggtgaagggaaagataacactcaatacaggggaggtcagcacaactggactaaatcaaaagcaaacaagtttcctgaataaactgaatgcttcaaaggtcagcaaagcaggggcaggggtttggggaccatggtttcaggggacatctaagtcaactggcataataaaatctattaagaaaacattctgcatcccactttgaagagtggcgtctggggccttaaacactagcaagcagccatctaagatatatcaatgagtctcaacccacctggatcaaaggagaatgaagaacaccaaggacacaaggtgattacgagcccaagagacagaaagggccacgtgaaccagagactacatcatcctgagaccagaagaactagatggtgcccggccagaactgatgactgccctgacagggaacactacagagaacccctgagggagcaggagagcagtggcatgcagaccccaaattgtcataaaaagaccagacttaatggtccgactgagactagaaggactccggtggtcgtggcacccagaccttctgttggctctggacaggaaccactcctgaagccaactcttcagacatggactggactggactggacagtgggttggagagggatgctggtgaggagtgagctacttggatcaggtagacacttgagactatgttggaatctcctgcctggaggggagatgagagggtagagcgggttagaagctggcaaaatggacacaaaaagagagagtggaaggagggagcaggctgtctcattggggggagaataattgggagtatgcaggaaggtgtatgtaagtttttatatgagagactcacttgatttgtaaactttcacttaaagcacaataaaaattataaaaaaaaccataataataaatgtttgggaggttgtggagacactggaacaccTACACAAtgccggtgggaatgtcaaatggtacaacaaccactttggaaatcaatctggcacttccttaaaaaactagaaatagccCGGAGCCCGCGTCTGTTGCCGGCACCAGTGACAGGTACGTGGTCGGCCGCGGTTACACGCTCGCGGCTGCCAGGCCCTGAGGATCCGGACCCACGTGGAAGCTACTCCCTGCCACGGGCACGGCCCCAGAAGAACCATACGGACTTTTGACTGGTGTTGAATACATTGTTGGAAGGAAAAACTGTAGAATTCTAATTGACAATGATCAGTCAATCAGTCGAAATCATGCTGTGTTAACTGCTAACTTTTCTGTAACCAACTCAAGTCAGGCAGATGAAATCCGTATACTGACAATAAAAAATACTTCTAAGTATGGCACCTTTGTTAATGACGAAAAAGTACAGACATGTGTTTCCCAAACCTTGAAGACGGGGGATAGAGTTACCTTTggagtttttggaagtaaattcaGAGTCGAGCATGAGCCTTTGGTTGCAGGCTCTTCTTGTTTAGATGCCTCTGGGAAAGCTGCTTTAAATCAAACTATTTTTCAACTTGGAGGACTTTCTGTAAACAGTTGGACAGAAGAACGTACTCACCTTGTCATGACATCAGTTAAAGTTACCATTAAAACAATATGGGCACTCATTTGTGGATGTCCAATTGTAAAGCCAGAATATTTTACTGAATTTCTCCAAGCAGTTCAGTCCAGTAAACAGCCTCCACAAATTGAAAGCTTTTACCCACCTATTGATGAACCAGCTATTGGAAATAAAAATATGGATCTATCAGAgcgacaggaaagaaaacaaatcttCAAAGGGAAAACATTTGTATTTCTAAATGCCAAACAGCATAAGAAGTTAAGTTCAGCAATTGTTTTTGGAGGTGGGCAAACTAGGTTGGtaacagaagaaaatgaagaagatgATGATTTCTTTTTAGCTCCTGGAAACTGTGTTGCTGATGTAGGGATAACAAATTCACAGACTTTAATTTCTGACTCTCAGAAAAACTGTATTCATTCAATTATGGATTTGCTCAAGAGGCAGGGTCTTAGACTTATTCCTGAATCAGAAATTGGATTGGCAGTTATTTTCATGATTATGGAGAATTACTGTGATCCTTGGGGCCAGCCCAGTACAGGATTAAAGCCAACGACTCCAGGGCCAAGCCTTTCCCAAGGCTTGTCATTCAGTGAAAAGCTAATGCCAACTGTCCCACTGAATACCACAACATATGTACCTGACACAGAATCAGAGCAAGCCAACACATGTATGGATTTCGGTGGAAGTCCAAAAGCAATCAAAATCTCCAAAATGGAACAAAAATTCAGAATGCTTTCACCAGAAACATCCGCTGTAAAGGAACCTCCTAAAACAAGCTGTAATAATGATAATATAGTCTCAAATACTCTCGTGAAGGTGAAAGTCCCAGACTGTCAGCTTTCACCAACTAGATTCACAGGTATAAGTAAAGGTAGAGATGGGGTTTCTCAGCAGCAACAGGCCAACTCCATCAAAAACTACTTTCAGCCATCGaccaaaaaaagggggagggatgAAGAAAATCAAGAAATGTCTTCATCCAAATCAGCCAGAATAGAAATGTCTTGTTCTCTTTTGGAGCAAACACAACCGGCTACACTGTCAACATAGAGACACGAGGAACAGCATCCGTTTCAGAACGAGCCTGTGGACAAAAAGCCAGACCATGTATTTACAGATACAGATTTAAAATCAAATGTGAAAAACCCCACCAACACATCTTCCTCCAGAAAAGCTAAcgtccaaaaaaagaaaagaaattgatgACTTGGCCATAGAAGATGAAGTATTAGAACAGTTACTCAAGAACACAAAACCAGAGTTGGAAATTGAaatgaaagttaaaaaacaaGAGGAAGATACCAATATTAGAAAAAAACCAATGTTGCTTATAGAATCAAATGGCATTTTTAATGATGAGGCAGTATCAGAAAGTAACAAAATATCTCAAGAAAATGAAATTGGAAAGAAATGTGAGAAGAATCACTATTGTCAACTAAAGAAGAACTCTCTAACAATGACGAACTTCAGGATGATGGTGAGAAgcttccaagaaaggtgatactgACTGAATTTAGATCACTGGTGGTTAGTAACTCTGCCTCCAGAAATCCATTCCTTGTAGATAATGATTATGGTCAACTAAAGAATTTCAAGAAATTCAAAAAGGTCACATTCCCTGGAGCAGGAAAACTTCCACACATCATTGGAGGATCAAATCTGATAGGTCATCGTGCTCAGAAGAACAGAGAATTAGAAGAGTGGTTAAGGCAGGAAATGGAGGTGCAAAATCAACACGCGAAAGAAGAGTCTCTTGCTGATGATCTCTTTAGATACAATCCTAATGTAGAAAGGAGAAGATAACAATTTTTAAGAAGCCACAGAAAAGCCTTTCCTAGCAAGCTTCATATTTCCCAGAGTAcatgaatatagtatataaaaatagaagatttaaattacacatattttgtggcctaagtttgttaaataaaatggacaaaattccaaaaaaaaaaaaaactagaaatagaactaccatacgatccagcaaccccacttctcggaatatatccttgagaaataagagcctttacacagatatatgcacacccatgtccactgcagcactgtttacaacagcaaaaacatggaagcaaccaaggtgcccaccaacagataaatggataaataaattatggtacagtcACATAAtgcaatactacgcatcgataaagaaaactgacgaatctatgaaacaaTTCATAACATGCACAATTCTGgaagacattgtgctgagtgaaatcagttagttgcaaaaggacaaatattgtataagaccactattattaggactggagaaacagtttaaaaagagaagaaaatattctttgatggttatgagagggggagggagggagggagagagggaaaggggctttcattaattagatagatgagttttattttaggtgaagggaaagacaacacacaataccggagaggtcaacacaactgcactaaacaaaaagcaaagaggtttcctgaataaactgaatgctttgaaggccagtgtagcatggGCAGGGCTTTggagaccatgatttcaggggacatctaagtcaattggcataataaaatctattaagaaaacattctgcatcccactttggacagtggcatacggggccttaaacgctagcaagcagctctctaaaaaaaaaaaaaaaaaagacgcatcaattggtctcaacccgtctgaagcaaggaagaatgaagaacaccaaagacgcaaggtaattacgaccctaagagacagaaaacaccacataaaccagagactacatcatcctgagaccaggagaactagatggtgcccagccacaacctgtgactgccctgacacggaacacaacagagaacccctgaaggagcaggagagcaggagcatgcagacccca
Proteins encoded in this window:
- the LOC135228266 gene encoding LOW QUALITY PROTEIN: nibrin-like (The sequence of the model RefSeq protein was modified relative to this genomic sequence to represent the inferred CDS: substituted 1 base at 1 genomic stop codon), yielding MDEMDSINTYSKNKLRSDCRLQPEDCRQEDYRCEDYRCEDCRGEDCRGEDWRRKHGRCVNCEGEDCGLVDSGPVDYKYEDCGPVDCRRDDCRPVDCRSGPTWKLLPATGTAPEEPYGLLTGVEYIVGRKNCRILIDNDQSISRNHAVLTANFSVTNSSQADEIRILTIKNTSKYGTFVNDEKVQTCVSQTLKTGDRVTFGVFGSKFRVEHEPLVAGSSCLDASGKAALNQTIFQLGGLSVNSWTEERTHLVMTSVKVTIKTIWALICGCPIVKPEYFTEFLQAVQSSKQPPQIESFYPPIDEPAIGNKNMDLSERQERKQIFKGKTFVFLNAKQHKKLSSAIVFGGGQTRLVTEENEEDDDFFLAPGNCVADVGITNSQTLISDSQKNCIHSIMDLLKRQGLRLIPESEIGLAVIFMIMENYCDPWGQPSTGLKPTTPGPSLSQGLSFSEKLMPTVPLNTTTYVPDTESEQANTCMDFGGSPKAIKISKMEQKFRMLSPETSAVKEPPKTSCNNDNIVSNTLVKVKVPDCQLSPTRFTGISKGRDGVSQQQQANSIKNYFQPSTKKRGRDEENQEMSSSKSARIEMSCSLLEQTQPATLSTXRHEEQHPFQNEPVDKKPDHVFTDTDLKSNVKNPTNTSSSRKANVQKKKRN